ATTGGTCAACTCCTGCCCCGGTTTTAACACGACAAATGCGGTCACCGCCTCGCCCCAGGTTTCATCTTCGACGCCAATGACGGCGCACTCGCTGACTTTTTCATGGGTCAACAACGTGCCTTCGATCTCCAGCGCGGAGAGTTTATAGCCGCCGGATTTGATGATGTCGACGGATGAGCGGCCCATGATGCGGTAGTAGCCGTCTTCGCGCACGGCGACGTCGCCGGTGCGGAACCAGCCGTCGACGAAGCTCTCTGCGGTTGCGGCGGGATTGTTCCAATATTCGAGGAAGACGTTGTCGCCACGGATGCGAATTTCACCCGGCGCGCCTGCTTCCGCAATGATGTCGCCGTTGTCATCGAACAGCTT
This window of the Thermodesulfovibrionia bacterium genome carries:
- a CDS encoding AMP-binding protein, with translation NISGSAACPVKLYQQWQALTGQTLLERYGMTEIGMGLSNPYHGERRAGAVGIPLPGVDAKLFDDNGDIIAEAGAPGEIRIRGDNVFLEYWNNPAATAESFVDGWFRTGDVAVREDGYYRIMGRSSVDIIKSGGYKLSALEIEGTLLTHEKVSECAVIGVEDETWGEAVTAFVVLKPGQELTNPELKSWCESRMSPYKIPKQLRVVSALPRNAMGKVMKPELRKV